The Pollutimonas sp. M17 sequence TAGGGCATCCCGGCGCGCGGCGGGCAGCTTGTCGTAGAAGGCCCTGGCCAGCGGACATGAGGCGCCATGGCAGGCTTTATCGGGATGCTCGCAGGCTTTTTCTTTGGCGGTCAGTTCCAGCACGCGCAGGAAGGGCCGGACCGCTGCCGGGCCTGAACCGGCCAAGGCGTCCAGTGCATCGAGGGCCAGTTGCCGGCCCGATGTCTTGGCCGTCAGGAAGAACACCTTGTCCAGTTTGTTGCGGGGACAGGCCTTGAGCATGGGAAAGAGCGCGCCCACCGTCTTGCCGATGCCGGTGGGCGCCTGGGCCAGCAGGCTGCGCTCCTGCAGCGCGGCCTTGTATATCGTGACGGCCAGCTGCCGCTGGCCAGGCCGGAAATCGGCGTAAGGAAAAGCCAGCGCCTCCAGGGCCTGGTCTCGATGGTTACGGTGCAGCAGCTCTTGTTCGGCCCAGTCCGCGAAGCTGTCGCATAACTGCCGGAAATGCGTTTCCAGCGCCGTGGCCTCGCAGGTTTCGACAAACAGTGTTTCGCTGCGCTTCGTAATATCGAAATACACCAGCGCAACGCGGATCGCGGGCAAGGCCAGCGCCCGGCATTGCAGATGCGCGTAGATCTTCGCCTGCGCCCAATGCAGTGCGCGATGATTGTCGGGCATGGCGTCCAGCGGGCCGCGATGCGTCTTGATTTCCTCGAGCTGATTGAGGACGGGATCGTAGCCGTCGGCCCGGCCGCGCACCAGCAGATTGCGGTATTCGCGGCTCAAGGTGATTTCGGCCAGATAGGATGAAGCCCGCCGCGCCCTCACCGCCGCGTGGCCTTCGATGCCTTCCAGGCCGGTCGGCGATGGCGTGAAGCGCAAGTCCAGGTCGCCGCGCTTGGCGGTGAACTCGCAGAGCTCTCGCACGGCGACGGCGTAGCTCATGCCGCGTCCCGGCGTACGTAGCAGACATCGACCGGCAGGCCGTGAGCGCCGCAGTAGTCCAGCCATCGCAACTGGTTGTCCTGCAAACGGTCGCCGGGGCCTTTGACTTCTATCATGCGATAGCGCCGTTCGTCGGGCCAGAACTGGATCAGGTCGGGCAGCCCCGAGCGGTTGGCGCGCACATCGGCCAGCAGGCGATGGAAAGCCGCTTTCAAATGCATGGCCGGCATGCAGTCCATCGCCAGGTCCAGCAAGGAGGCGCAGAGCACGTTCCAGGCCACAAAAGGCGATTGGATGCCGGCCTTGTCCGCGAAGTTGCGGCGTATGGTCTCGCGGTATCGCCCGGTATCCAGCTGCTCCAGGCAGGTGTCGAAATGCGCGCGGCGGCGTTCGTGAAATCCGTCCAGCATCAGGTCGGCCGGACCTTGCTGGAAGGGATGGAAGAAGGCGCCTGGCACGGCGGCGAAAACGGCATCCCAGCACAGCAGCCCGAACAGGGAATTGATCAGTGTGTTTTCCACATAGTAGACGGGGGCGTTGCTGGCGGCCAGGTGGTGGCGGACTTCCTCTTCCACCCGTATGGCCGGCCAGGGCGCGGGCAGTGCAAGGTCGATGCGGCGGATATTGTTTTTCTTGCGCACGGGCGCAGCGGCCTGGCCGCATTGCCGGCGCAGGCGCGGCAGCATGCGCAACAGCGCCTGTTGTTCGGCTTCTGTACCGGGCGCCTGCAGCGCCGCTGCGGCCAGGGTGAGCGCCGCATCGGCCTGGCCGCTCAGTTCCAGCACCCTGATGCGTCGGCTGCGCGCCTCGGCGTGGCTGCTGCGCGTGTAGCAGGCCAGCGCGCCGGCCCAGTCGCGCCGGCCTTCTTGGTGGCGGCCGATACGGTACAGCAGTTTTCCGCGCCGGCCTTCCAGCCAATGGTTGGCATAAGGTGCCGCCGGAACGGCATGAAAGATGTCGGCGGGATCGTCCGCGCCGGCAAGGGCTTCCAGGCGCTCCCTGCATTGATGCAGGTGCAGGTAGTCGTCGATCTCCTGGCGGCTCTGGAAGGCACGCGCCGAGTCGGGGAAGTCGACCCGTTCGTAGACGAACAGGCCGAGGTCGGACAGCACGAATTCGGTCCAGTCTTGCCTTAGATTGCCGAAGAACATCAGCCGCAGGCGATCGCACAAGGGCCGTATGTTTATCTTGTAAATCCGCTCGCCGAGCGGCTCGCCGTCTGGGTCGCCCGTCGCGGAGGCGACGGCCTCCCATTGTTCGAGCGTGAGCGCGTCCGGGTAATGGGGACGCAGGCATTCCAGCTGTTCAGGCTTGCCGGCGCGGCGGGCGCCCAGGTCGGCAAGCGCGTTGCCGAACAAAACCTCGAGTTGGGCTTTGGTGAACAAGCCGAACAGTTCATCCAGCGCAAGCCGCGGCGCCTCCTCTATCCAGCCATTGCGCACAAGCGCCTGCGCGGCCTGTTCGGTATTGCCGATTTCGCGGTAGCGCAGCTTGCCGGCCCGGAACAGACAGCCTTTGCGCATGGTCATGCGCACCAGCAAGCCGCGCGATGCCTGCGGAAGCGCCAGGAAATCGCGCATGAAACCTTGCTCGTCGGCCAGCATCAGGTCGTTGTAGCGCAAGGAGACCCAACGCAGGACGGTTTCGAAGTTGTCCAGGTAATACCAGGGGTTTTCCGGCGGTGAATCAGGGGGCATGGACGGGCGCGATGATGATATGGATACTGGATTTATATACAGTTTATCAGCTTCGCGCGCTCCCCGGTCCTGTTACAGCCCTGCCTTATTGTTAAGCGGATGTTGCGGCCGCCCGCAGGGTGCCCCGGGCGGGCCAACGCCCGGTTACATTTCGCCGTTGTTCGCTGTTGACCGGCTTTTGAAGAAGGGGCTAGGGTAGAGGCGACCATACAAGGAGAACTCGATGAATAAAGATACTCTGGAAGGCCAATGGAAACAGTTGTCGGGCAAGGCCAAGGCGGCCTGGGGCGACCTGACCGACGATGATTTGGCGAAAGTGAACGGAAATGCCGAGCAACTGGCGGGCTTGGTGCAAGAAAAATACGGACGCACGCGTGAAGAAGCGGAACGCGAAGTCAAGGAATTCTTCGATAAAAACCGCTGACGCGGCGTTATAGGGCATCCGAAGATCAACATCAAAAACAGCAAAAAGGGGAAGTCACCATGCTTTATTACGCCGTCGTATTTTTTGTGATCGCAATCATTGCAGCTGTTCTGGGTTTCGGCGGCATTGCCGCCGGTGCCGCGTCGATCGCGCAAATACTTTTCTTTATTTTTATCGTGCTGGCGGTGCTTGCGCTGCTCAATGGCTTGTTCCGCCGACGATAAGTCCAGTGCTGCCTGACCGCCAGGTCAGGTTGTTTGGCCCGCAGGCTTCACGGCTTGCGGGCCTTTTTTATGCCGATGCAGATCAGGCATGTTCCAGCGGCTGGATCTGTTTTGCGATCAGCTTGGCGACTTTCGCTTCCGTGTTCTTCAGGTCGTAGGTTTGCTGAAGGTTCAGCCACGAACTTGCATCTCCGCCGAAAAGTGCGGCTAGCCGCAGCGCGGTATCGGGCGTGATGCCTCGGCGCTCCCGAACTATTTCATTCATGCGAGTAGCGGGGACGTGCAGCATGGCGGACAAGGCGTTGACGCTCATGCCGAGCGGCGCTAGATATTCCTCTCGTAGAATTTCGCCCGGGTGAACCGGACGCATGCCATTCTTGGACATAATCAACTCCATTTCAGTGGTAATCGACGATCTCGACGCCATCAGGTCCTTCCATGGTCCAAACGAAGCAAATGCGCCATTGGTCGTTGATTCGGATGCTGTGTTGTCCGATCCGATTGCCTTTGAGCGCTTCCAGTCGATTGCCTGGCGGCGAACGCAGAAAAATAAGCGTGTTTGCGCTATCGAGCATTTGCAGCTTTCGTTCCGCGATACTTTTGATATTTGCTAACCGGGCCACATGCCGGCCTTCAAAAAGGGCTTGAGTGTCAGCGCATCGAAAACTTTTGATCATCTTGGAGAATTATATCGCTTAACGTTAAACGTTAAAGTTGACAAGGGCTGGTCCCAGCTTCAGGCATGCATTCTTTACTCGCGTCGGCCATTTTATTTGCCGGCGCACTTCGTCGGTGGATCAGGTATGCTTTTTGTCCATGGCATTTGATTTTTCCTGGATGCGTTTCCTATGATCCGACCGGCTCTTGATCCGCGCCGCTCTTTCCTGTTGCCGGCATTGACGACAATGGTGGCGCTTGGCTGCGCGCCCGCCGCCTGGGCGGGGGATTTTTCCTGGACGCGGGACGAGGTCAGTTCCGCCATCAATCATGCCGATAGCGATGTTGTCGTTGTCTATGAGGCGCCGGGCGGGTCCGCCAAGCGGGGAAGCCGGCAAGCAGGCGGGTTGCCGCGGGGGAAGGACCGCGCGGCAAGGCCTGGAATCACACGGGTCTATGCGGGCCGGTCTTATCACGGGGACGCCATCGTTCATACTTCATTGTGCTGGAACGGTACCCAGCGCTGTGTTCCCGTGACGGGAAGCAGCGTGACGACGTCCGCATTCAATGGGCTGGACCCGACCAGGCCCATCTACCTGGTGCACAAGGCAATGGGCAAGGGGCCTTTGCCCACGCCCATATACGTCAAGGGCACTGTGATCGTCTGGTTCGGTCCCTGAGTGCACGCAGGCGTCATTGGCATGACGTCCTGCTTGGCGCCTGGCCGTCGGTGGTGTGACCCGTCCAAAGCGGCGTTTGCCCACGTACTACGCTCCCCGGCCCAGCATCAAGGCATCGATGCATTGCCGGTATTTTCAGTCGCCTCCGGCCGTCAGCATCCAGCCCGCGAAGCCAAGTCATTGAAGTCGCTGGCGACGATGTTCCAATCGCCTGCGGGCGCCAGGTCCATGGTCTGCCCGGGGCCATGCTCGGTGGGCCGGGGAATGAACGCCGTGGCCAGGCCGCATTCGTGCGCGCCGGCCAGATCGTTGTTGTGCGCGGCGGCCATGCATACCTGGGCCGGTTCGAGCCCAAGGACTTCCGCCAGGCGGAGATACGCTTGCGGAGCCGGCTTGTAGGCTTGCGTTACTTCGGCGCCCAGTATGGCGTCCCAGGGGATGCCGGCGCGCTTGGCGATGCCGACCATCAGCGCGATATTGCCATTGGATGCCGGCGCAATAATGTACTTGGCCTTCAGCCGCGTCAGGCCGGCGACGACGTCAGGCCACGGATCCAGCCTGTGCCAGGCCATATTGAGCCAGGCCAGATCGGACTCCTGGATGGCCTTGATGTCGACGCGCATCTGCGCCAGGACATATTCCAGGTTCTCGCGATGGAGCACGTCCAGACGGACGTAGGGGCGGTCGCCCGCGCGGCAGGCCTGCATGGCGGGCTGGTAGCGGCTGCGCCAGGCGTCGGCGAATTCCAGCGGATCCAGCCCGGTCAGGCCATTGCGTTCAAAGAATATCGCCGCGTCCCGCGCAACGCCGGAACGCCAGTCCACGACCGTGCCGAAGACGTCGAAACAAAAGGCTTTTATCTGATCCACGCATTGGCTCCTTTATAGGGCGGGCCGCGTCCGGCCGCTCGACACGTTTTACCACGCATCAATCATCCAGGCTGCGTATGGCCTTGCCCAGGCGGCTGAAATCGAAGAGGGATGGGCCGGGCCTGAGCTTGAGCATGGCGAGGGAGACGATGGCCGGAACCAGTGCGGCCAGCAGAAAGGATTCCAGCAGATATTCCGGCTTGGCGCCGGGGGCGGGAAACAGCGATATCCCCGCCAGCAGGCCGCAGACGGTACTGACCATGGCTCCCCGACCCTGGTGGCGGCGGTTGAACAGGCCGAAAAATACCGGGAAGGCGGCCGCCGAGCAGAACAGATCGGCCAGCAGGAACAGGTAAAGCACGCTGTAGCCTTGCGCCGCCGCGACGACCACTGGAATGGCCAGCAGGAAGATCAGCCAGCGCGACAACCCCATCAGCGTGCTTTTCGGCACGCCGGGCGCCAGGCGGCGCACGTCCACCGCGATGATGCTCGATACCGCGCTGATGACCGTGTCGGCGGTGCTCATGACCAGGGCCAGGCCCAGGGGAATCAGGGCGATGGCGAACCAGAGCGGGATTGTGGGCATGACGACGCTGAACAGGGCAACGGAGCCGTCGCCCTGGTGTCCCAGTCCGACGAAGGCCAGGCCGAACAGGCCCATCACGAAAATCACCGGCGCGGCCAGCAGCCCGCCGGTCAGGAAGCCCCGGCGCATGCTGCGCGTGTCGCGCGCCGAATAGACGCGTTGCCAGTTGCCCTGGTGGAACAGGCCCGTCAACAGGATGGCGACGAAAAACGTCAATCCAGCCTTGACCCCCACGGGGTCGGTCAGATTGAGCAGTTGCGGGGCTTTTTCCTGGAGCCCCGCCATGACCGGCCCGATGCCGCCGCTCGCCTGCCAGCCCAGGACCACCAGCACCAGCAGCAGCGGGACGATGACGGCC is a genomic window containing:
- a CDS encoding VRR-NUC domain-containing protein; translation: MPPDSPPENPWYYLDNFETVLRWVSLRYNDLMLADEQGFMRDFLALPQASRGLLVRMTMRKGCLFRAGKLRYREIGNTEQAAQALVRNGWIEEAPRLALDELFGLFTKAQLEVLFGNALADLGARRAGKPEQLECLRPHYPDALTLEQWEAVASATGDPDGEPLGERIYKINIRPLCDRLRLMFFGNLRQDWTEFVLSDLGLFVYERVDFPDSARAFQSRQEIDDYLHLHQCRERLEALAGADDPADIFHAVPAAPYANHWLEGRRGKLLYRIGRHQEGRRDWAGALACYTRSSHAEARSRRIRVLELSGQADAALTLAAAALQAPGTEAEQQALLRMLPRLRRQCGQAAAPVRKKNNIRRIDLALPAPWPAIRVEEEVRHHLAASNAPVYYVENTLINSLFGLLCWDAVFAAVPGAFFHPFQQGPADLMLDGFHERRRAHFDTCLEQLDTGRYRETIRRNFADKAGIQSPFVAWNVLCASLLDLAMDCMPAMHLKAAFHRLLADVRANRSGLPDLIQFWPDERRYRMIEVKGPGDRLQDNQLRWLDYCGAHGLPVDVCYVRRDAA
- a CDS encoding CsbD family protein, with product MNKDTLEGQWKQLSGKAKAAWGDLTDDDLAKVNGNAEQLAGLVQEKYGRTREEAEREVKEFFDKNR
- a CDS encoding DUF1328 domain-containing protein, producing the protein MLYYAVVFFVIAIIAAVLGFGGIAAGAASIAQILFFIFIVLAVLALLNGLFRRR
- a CDS encoding HigA family addiction module antitoxin, whose product is MSKNGMRPVHPGEILREEYLAPLGMSVNALSAMLHVPATRMNEIVRERRGITPDTALRLAALFGGDASSWLNLQQTYDLKNTEAKVAKLIAKQIQPLEHA
- a CDS encoding type II toxin-antitoxin system RelE/ParE family toxin, which gives rise to MIKSFRCADTQALFEGRHVARLANIKSIAERKLQMLDSANTLIFLRSPPGNRLEALKGNRIGQHSIRINDQWRICFVWTMEGPDGVEIVDYH
- a CDS encoding flagellar protein FlhE, giving the protein MIRPALDPRRSFLLPALTTMVALGCAPAAWAGDFSWTRDEVSSAINHADSDVVVVYEAPGGSAKRGSRQAGGLPRGKDRAARPGITRVYAGRSYHGDAIVHTSLCWNGTQRCVPVTGSSVTTSAFNGLDPTRPIYLVHKAMGKGPLPTPIYVKGTVIVWFGP
- a CDS encoding haloacid dehalogenase type II, giving the protein MKAFCFDVFGTVVDWRSGVARDAAIFFERNGLTGLDPLEFADAWRSRYQPAMQACRAGDRPYVRLDVLHRENLEYVLAQMRVDIKAIQESDLAWLNMAWHRLDPWPDVVAGLTRLKAKYIIAPASNGNIALMVGIAKRAGIPWDAILGAEVTQAYKPAPQAYLRLAEVLGLEPAQVCMAAAHNNDLAGAHECGLATAFIPRPTEHGPGQTMDLAPAGDWNIVASDFNDLASRAGC
- a CDS encoding sodium:solute symporter family protein, encoding MLTSTSTILWLLLFSAVFAILGVLYSRRDRGSLEDYVIARNSQSSIATMMTLLASTLGAWILFSPAQAATWGGLAAVVGYAIGALSPRFLMIPLGRRMRELIPQGHTLTEFVVLRYGRPMYGLTLLIMLFYMFIALTAEITAIGKLVGLLAPVPLWVTAAIVMGSTLLYTSYGGLRASIFTDKVQMAVIVPLLLVLVVLGWQASGGIGPVMAGLQEKAPQLLNLTDPVGVKAGLTFFVAILLTGLFHQGNWQRVYSARDTRSMRRGFLTGGLLAAPVIFVMGLFGLAFVGLGHQGDGSVALFSVVMPTIPLWFAIALIPLGLALVMSTADTVISAVSSIIAVDVRRLAPGVPKSTLMGLSRWLIFLLAIPVVVAAAQGYSVLYLFLLADLFCSAAAFPVFFGLFNRRHQGRGAMVSTVCGLLAGISLFPAPGAKPEYLLESFLLAALVPAIVSLAMLKLRPGPSLFDFSRLGKAIRSLDD